Genomic window (Streptosporangium brasiliense):
AGGTGCAGGGCCGCCCAGTGGCTGGTGGCGCGGCGGCCCTGGAGCAGGCCGGCGGCGGCCAGCAGCAGCGACCCGGTGCACACCGAGCCGACCACCTCGGCGGTCGCGGCGGCGGCGCGGATGCGCTCCAGCAGCCCGTCGTCGGCCATCGCGGCGAAGGTCGGCCCGTTGCCGCCCGGGACGATCACCGCGTACGGGCGGTCGAGCTGGTCGAAGGTGTGGCTGGGGGCCAGCCGTAGCGGGGTGTCGGTCTGCAGGGGTTGGAGGGTCTCGGCGGCCACCACCACCTCGTAGGAGGGGTCGAAGAAGGCGAGCACCGACATCACCTGCAGGGGGCCGACCAGGTCAAGGGGGGTGATCCCGGGGTAGAGCACGAACGCGACGGTCTTCACATCTGTCCTTCCGGCTGCGGGTTGTGGCGGGTCGGTGTGGACACCGGTGCGGCGCCCGCGCCGGGGCCGGCGCCGGTGTCGGCGCCGGTGTCCGGGTCCGGCCGTATTCACCCTCGCCCGCTCCGGCGCGGGCGCCAAGCCGCCCGCGCCGGCATGTCTGTTTTCCTGTGGTCCCTGTCTTTCGGACAGGTAGGGTCGGGGCGTGGAGGAGCGGCTGTTCGTGATCGTGGCCTATGCCGGCGCCGAGCTGCTGGACATCGCCTGCGTCTCCGACGCCCTGGACGTGGCCAACCGGCTCGGCGCCGGTCCGCCGTACCTGATCCGGATGGCCAGCCCGGGCGGCCGGGACGTCGCCTGCGGCTCCGGGCTGGTCCTGCGCGGGCAGCAGGCGCTGGAGCGGCTTTCCGGGCCGCTGGACACGCTGCTGGTCGCCGGCGGCCAGGGGTATGAGGCGGCCGCCGCCGACGTCCGCCTGGTGGGGCATGTGCGGAGGCTGGCGCGGGAGAGCCGCCGGGTGGCCTCGGTGTGCACCGGGGCCGGTGTGCTGGCGGCGACCGGGCTGCTGGACGGCCGCCGCGCCACCACGCACTGGGCCTACGCCGGCGCGATCGCCGGACGGTATCCGAGGGTGCGGGTGGATCCGGCGCCGATCTACATCCGTGACGGGCGTTTCTGCACCGCGGCCGGGGTGACCAGCGCGCTGGACCTGACGCTGGCGCTGATCGAGGACGACCACGGCGCGGAGCTGGCCCGCCGTGCGGCGCGCGGGCTGGTGACCTACCTGCAGCGGCCCGGCGACCAGCGGCAGATGAGCATGTTCGTGGCCGCGCCGCCGCCCGACCACGATCTGGTGCGGGCTCTGGTCGGGTATGTCGGCGCTCATCTGGACGCCGACCTGTCGGCGGCGGCGCTGGCCCGGCGGGCGGGGGTCAGCGGCCGTCATCTGGCCGGCTGTTCGCCGGCCGGTTGGGGCAGAGCCCGGCGCGGTACGTGCGCGGCGCGCGCGCCGAGGCGGCGGCGCAGCTGCTGGCCTCGACCTCGCTGCGGTGGCGGCGGTGGCGCGCCGGTGCGGGTTCGGCTCGGCCGAGACGCTGCGGCAGGCTTTCACCGACCGCTACGGCGTGCCGCCGGCCCGCTACCGTCAGGCCGCCGGCGCGGGCCGCTGAGCAGCGCCGCAGCGGGTCCCCCTTGCGGGCGGTGTCGAAAACGTGTTCCACTGATCGGCATGCGATGGGAGGCGCTGCCTGCTCGCCGGGCCGTCGGAGGCCCGGCGCGGATCGAGCGCACCGCGGTGACCCGGGTTCACGGTGGGCTGACCTGTTACGAGGTGCAGGCCCGTGGCGCGCTGGAGCGCACCGCCGAGGGATGGGCGCTGAGCCCCTACCGGGGGTGCGCGCAGGCCTGCCGTTTACTGCGCGGTCCGGCGCGGCCACCGTTACTGGGGCTGGACACCGGCACCGGCTTCGACTCGCGGATCGTGGTGCGCACCAACATCGTGCGGCGGCTGCGGGCCGAGCTGGCCTCCGCCTGGGACGGCGAGCACGTCCGCGTGGGCATGGCCGGTGACTGCTACCAGGGTGCCGAGGAGATCTACCGGCTGATGCCCGGTGTGGTGGCCGCCCTGCGCGAGGCCGGGGCGCCGTTCACCGTGCACACCAAGAGCACGCTCATCCTGCGCGACGCCGGGTTGCTGGCCGCCGCTCCGGGGCGGGTGTGGTGGTCTCGATCGCCTTCGTCGACGATCAGATCCGCCGCACCGTGGAGCCCGGCGCGCCGGGCGCGCAGAAACGTCTGGAGCTGGTGGCGGAGCTCAACGAGCGTGGTGTGCCGTGCGGGGTGGTGATGGCGCCCATCCTGCCGTTGCTGACCGACTCCCCCGACCAGCTGGCCGCCACGGTGCGCCGGGCCGCGACGCGGGGGCCGTCAGTCTCACCCCGCAGGTGTTGCGCCTGCCGCCCGGTGCCCGGGAGTGGTATCTGGCCTGGCTCGATGAGCACCATCCGGCGCTGGCCGGGCGTTACGGCGAGCTGTACGCCAGGGGGGCCGAGGCCGATCCGGGCTATGTCGGCCGTGTCACCGGGCAGGTCCTGCAGCTGGCCGCCCGTTACGGCATGAGCCCGACCCGTCCTGAGCAGCCGCTGCCGCTGGCCCTGTCGGCCCATCGGCAGCTCACTTTGCTGTGAGGCCCACCCGTCACCTTGCTGTGAGGCCCACCCGCCGGGTCCGTCCCCAGTGGGGCCGCCTCCGGTGCGGGTGGCCTCTTCGGGGGCGGTCCGGCCGGCGGGTGCCGGTGGGGCCGCCCCGAAGGGGGGTCAGGCCAGGGCGCTGCCCTTGGCCCACTGCTTGAACGACAGCTGCCAGAAGCCCCAGCCGTTGTTCCACTCCATCTTCCGGTCGGTGCCGGTGATGGTGATCACGTCGCCGCGCTGGACCTGGTTGTAGTACCACCGGGCCTGGTCGGGGCGGGAGTTGATGCAGCCGTGGCTGACGTTCTGGCGGCCCTGGGCCCAGACGTTGTTCAGCGCGTGGACGTATTCGCCGCTGTTGGAGAAACGCACCGCGTGGTTGATCATCAGGTCGTAGTAGCCGGGGTCGCCCTTCTTGCGGCCCGGTGAGATCATCCGCTCGGGGTTGGCCTTGCCCATCGCCAGGTGCACGCCGCTGGTGGTGGTGTATTCGCGGGTGCTGGCGTTGCCGGCGCTGATCAGCATGGTCTGCACGACCTTGCCGTCCCGCTTGACGATCATCTTGTGCTTGCGGGTGTCGATGGTGGCGATCTGGGCCGCGCCGATCCGGATGCTCTTGGTGAAGTCCTTGACCCCGTACATGTCCTTGCCGCCCTGTACGCCGTTGAGGCGGGCGGTGAAGGTCACCTTCTGGTGGGGCTGCCAGAACTTGGCGGTCCGGTAGATCACGGTGGTGTCGTTGATCCACCGCCACGCGCCCTGGGAGGGCTTCTCCGAGGTCACCTCCAATGCCTGTTCCACTGCGGCCTTCTGACTGACCGGCTGGTTGAAGGTGACGATGATCGGCGCCCCCACGCCGACCTTCTCCCCCTTCAGTGCCGGGGTCACATCGGCCACCGCCAGTTCGACCTTCGGTTTGAGTGTCGTGAAGGAGCTGCTGGCGGTGGTTCCGCCCACGGCGCGTGCCGAGACGGTGTATTCGCTGGAGGGTTTCAACGGGGCCTTGGAGACCCATTTGGTCCGGCCGGCGTCGAAGGAGCCGGCCAGCGGCTTGCCGCCGCTCTCCACGGTTACCTGCTCAAGTGACCCGTTGGCGGCGGTGACGACGACCTTCTTGTCCGGTCGCACGGTCGCGCTGCCCTGGGCCGGGCTGATCTTTATCACCGGCGCGGCCGGTGTGGTGGCCGCCGCGGCGCGCTGGCCGTCGGTGGCAGGGGCCGTCGGGGCCGACCCGCCGGAGCAGGAGGTGGCAAGTACGGCCGCCGCCGCCACCGCCAGTCCGGCCAGCGGTGTCCTCAGACCACGACGTTCCACGTTTAACACAACTTTCTCCCCCACTACAGCAAACTGCGTTTAAAGACCCTAATAGGAGATGCGCAGGTAGTACACCTGGTTGAGGAGAGTTCGGTCACATTTAGGTCAC
Coding sequences:
- a CDS encoding DJ-1/PfpI family protein — translated: MKTVAFVLYPGITPLDLVGPLQVMSVLAFFDPSYEVVVAAETLQPLQTDTPLRLAPSHTFDQLDRPYAVIVPGGNGPTFAAMADDGLLERIRAAAATAEVVGSVCTGSLLLAAAGLLQGRRATSHWAALHLLAKLGAVPVGERVVHDGPYVTAAGVAAGIDMALHLVGRLAGEETARQVQLMIEYDPQPPHGPIDWAAVDRAAYAPLITDTLSAALSDHPRLLERLTR
- a CDS encoding DJ-1/PfpI family protein — encoded protein: MEERLFVIVAYAGAELLDIACVSDALDVANRLGAGPPYLIRMASPGGRDVACGSGLVLRGQQALERLSGPLDTLLVAGGQGYEAAAADVRLVGHVRRLARESRRVASVCTGAGVLAATGLLDGRRATTHWAYAGAIAGRYPRVRVDPAPIYIRDGRFCTAAGVTSALDLTLALIEDDHGAELARRAARGLVTYLQRPGDQRQMSMFVAAPPPDHDLVRALVGYVGAHLDADLSAAALARRAGVSGRHLAGCSPAGWGRARRGTCAARAPRRRRSCWPRPRCGGGGGAPVRVRLGRDAAAGFHRPLRRAAGPLPSGRRRGPLSSAAAGPPCGRCRKRVPLIGMRWEALPARRAVGGPARIERTAVTRVHGGLTCYEVQARGALERTAEGWALSPYRGCAQACRLLRGPARPPLLGLDTGTGFDSRIVVRTNIVRRLRAELASAWDGEHVRVGMAGDCYQGAEEIYRLMPGVVAALREAGAPFTVHTKSTLILRDAGLLAAAPGRVWWSRSPSSTIRSAAPWSPARRARRNVWSWWRSSTSVVCRAGW
- a CDS encoding L,D-transpeptidase, encoding MERRGLRTPLAGLAVAAAAVLATSCSGGSAPTAPATDGQRAAAATTPAAPVIKISPAQGSATVRPDKKVVVTAANGSLEQVTVESGGKPLAGSFDAGRTKWVSKAPLKPSSEYTVSARAVGGTTASSSFTTLKPKVELAVADVTPALKGEKVGVGAPIIVTFNQPVSQKAAVEQALEVTSEKPSQGAWRWINDTTVIYRTAKFWQPHQKVTFTARLNGVQGGKDMYGVKDFTKSIRIGAAQIATIDTRKHKMIVKRDGKVVQTMLISAGNASTREYTTTSGVHLAMGKANPERMISPGRKKGDPGYYDLMINHAVRFSNSGEYVHALNNVWAQGRQNVSHGCINSRPDQARWYYNQVQRGDVITITGTDRKMEWNNGWGFWQLSFKQWAKGSALA